In Trifolium pratense cultivar HEN17-A07 linkage group LG7, ARS_RC_1.1, whole genome shotgun sequence, a genomic segment contains:
- the LOC123894970 gene encoding FBD-associated F-box protein At5g27750-like gives MESVGSTDKKQKAKEDIISKLPDSLISHILSFLPTKDAVRTSVLSTRWIDCWKLITKMNFNDSVFYSPKKKKSGGKQYFINFVNRVLHLSKTYRMESVSLVITKQYDVSLLHTWISCILNKDVKKLSISSNLELSFSALMSRTLFNNSTDLEELVLEMCDCAIKVPSNCTSGYFIFGSLKVLKLYGIIFTIDKSQGIIFSVLKKFETKNCSWLSAHDVTLKIDAPLLESVYIEQGHESVTRELRRCTIKFSAPCMKEFTCFILRGRSIVQETVSCLCLLLKQFSQVKCIKFQGSEVLTQPNVAVLPKFAMLSHLELEFVSGEVLLGLLQKSPVLNTLIFKGISKFDQELLNSAVVPGCLASTLQVVKFGNVHGLEHELFLAKFFMENGMVLERMSFSAVRWCDEELIEEFKEKLYSFKKGVSFAILEFRY, from the exons ATGGAGTCTGTTGGTTCAACTGATAAGAAGCAAAAGGCAAAAGAAGATATAATCAGCAAGCTACCTGATTCACTTATAAGTCACATTCTCTCTTTTCTCCCAACAAAAGACGCTGTTCGTACAAGTGTATTATCTACAAGATGGATAGATTGCTGGAAATTAATCACAAAGATGAATTTTAATGATAGCGTGTTTTACTCtccgaagaagaagaaatctggCGGAAAACAGTACTTTATAAACTTTGTTAATAGAGTACTTCATCTTTCTAAAACATACCGTATGGAAAGTGTTTCTCTTGTCATAACTAAGCAATATGATGTATCCCTTCTACATACATGGATCTCTTGCATCTTGAACAAAGATGTAAAAAAGCTTTCCATCAGTTCGAATTTAGAACTTTCCTTTTCAGCTCTTATGTCTCGCACTCTTTTCAATAACTCTACTGATTTAGAAGAATTGGTGCTCGAGATGTGTGATTGTGCTATCAAAGTCCCTTCCAACTGTACTTctggttattttatttttggaagcCTAAAAGTTCTCAAGTTGTATGGAATTATATTTACAATTGACAAATCCCAAGGTATTATTTTTTCTGTATTGAAGAAGTTTGAGACAAAAAACTGCTCTTGGTTAAGTGCACATGATGTCACTCTAAAAATAGATGCACCTCTACTTGAAAGTGTTTACATAGAACAAGGCCATGAGTCAGTAACTCGTGAGCTACGTCGCTGCACAATCAAATTTTCTGCTCCATGTATGAAAGAATTCACTTGCTTCATTTTGCGGGGTAGGAGTATTGTTCAAGAAACTGTATCATGTCTTTGTCTCCTTCTCAAACAATTTAGTCAAGTGAAGTGTATCAAATTTCAGGGATCGGAG GTTCTTACACAACCAAATGTGGCTGTTCTGCCTAAATTTGCAATGTTGAGCCATTTGGAACTTGAGTTTGTTAGTGGTGAAGTTTTGTTGGGCTTACTTCAAAAGTCCCCGGTTCTCAATACTCTAATTTTCAAG GGAATATCAAAATTTGACCAAGAGCTTCTGAATTCTGCTGTTGTGCCGGGTTGTTTGGCATCAACTCTCCAGGTTGTGAAATTTGGAAATGTCCATGGATTGGAGCATGAACTTTTTCTGgctaaattttttatggaaaatggtATGGTGCTTGAGAGGATGAGTTTCTCTGCTGTAAGGTGGTGTGACgaagagttgattgaagaatttaaGGAGAAGTTGTACTCGTTTAAGAAAGGAGTCTCTTTTGCTATACTTGAATTTCGTTATTAG
- the LOC123894966 gene encoding uncharacterized protein LOC123894966 — protein sequence MCDCDIKVPPSRVGYFIFGNLKVIKLCGIIFTIEQSLVIRFSVLKNFEMKNCSWLSAHDVTIEAPLLENVFIEQDCESANREPRSCKIKFTASCIKEFTYSGCCAIPQPIVLSNSSAARNASVTIILDNDWRDFEETNRLVYQINLQLVILLKQFSEVKCIKFDASEVLTQPTVALLSKFAMLTHLDLGSVSGEVLFGLLQKSPVLNTLIFEGISKFDQDLLNSAVVPDCLASTLQVVEFGIVEELEPNLSLAKFFMENGMVLERMSFSAVG from the exons ATGTGTGATTGTGATATCAAAGTTCCTCCCAGCCGGGttggttattttatttttggaaacCTAAAAGTCATCAAGCTGTGTGGAATTATATTCACCATTGAACAATCTTTAGTTATTCGTTTCTCAGTATTGAAAAACTTTGAAATGAAAAACTGCTCTTGGTTAAGTGCTCATGATGTAACTATTGAAGCGCCTCTACTTGAAAATGTTTTTATAGAACAAGACTGCGAGTCGGCAAATCGTGAGCCACGTAGCTGCAAAATCAAATTTACTGCTTCATGTATCAAGGAATTCACTTATTCCGGTTGTTGTGCAATACCACAACCCATTGTTCTGTCAAATTCATCTGCAGCTCGTAATGCTTCCGTTACCATCATTTTGGATAATGATTGGAGGGATTTTGAAGAAACAAATCGTCTAGTGTATCAAATTAATCTGCAGCTCGTAATCCTTCTCAAACAATTCAGTGAAGTGAAGTGTATCAAATTTGATGCATCGGAG GTTCTTACACAACCAACTGTGGCTCTTCTATCTAAATTTGCAATGCTGACCCATTTGGATCTTGGCTCTGTTAGTGGTGAAGTTTTGTTTGGCTTACTTCAAAAGTCACCGGTTCTCAATACTCTAATTTTCGAG GGAATATCAAAATTCGACCAAGATCTTCTGAATTCTGCTGTTGTGCCGGATTGTTTGGCATCAACTCTCCAGGTTGTGGAATTTGGAATTGTCGAAGAATTAGAGCCTAATCTGTCTCTGgctaaattttttatggaaaatggtATGGTGCTTGAGAGGATGAGTTTCTCTGCTGTAGGTTGA